A genomic stretch from Seriola aureovittata isolate HTS-2021-v1 ecotype China chromosome 13, ASM2101889v1, whole genome shotgun sequence includes:
- the LOC130180029 gene encoding autophagy-related protein 2 homolog B-like isoform X4, with translation MPWPFSESIKKRACRYLLHRYLGNFLQEKLSLDQLSLDLYQGTGSLAQVPLDKWSLNELLETADAPFEVIAGFIQTISLTVPWAALLQENCALEVKGLEMVLRPRPRVASGIEPMYWSSFMTSSMQLAKECLSQKLTDDMGESFQPFEGLEKFAETIETVLRRVKVTFLDTVLRVEHIPENSKTGIALEIRINKIVYCDETGEESSSVNVHQPTTFAHKNLQMEGITIFWDEFSDVSRAGCKSSPTPTETEPKLSPSWNPKIICEPHPQFTEPVSSITPFEPVQVGSLGGRIELSLTLKNNLAMPGAKLDVVGHIDTLIFLLSPRQVHLLLDLFGAFSGGGAREWAKDRKSRPIQQEDEYRLHMELNRCLKKDTAVPGADPDLFESQTTRTVSSRDDVFFSMADMDMSHSLSSLPPLGEPPTVDLDLSLNSNYSASPGESPSGNATALWDDYMDVPRQREKQANETPVQSRDSQLPQKLLRQTSHPTKTHGDESRPELVLRLTLSSLAVSVLHIDPLPPPDAAPSPLGPMAAHFFSMVGPGQLAPAAFLQSRTVFNQACPHDHLRFVGQGLKINYEHCQGSSLRTFSTDISLNQMEFLECLFPSEAVIGGSQRGIQYTELLTFDTTASADATLTTCLHLLYKQAERRGPQGGQVRLSTIPRKAEIQVELGPVRSELDISIVDRLNSLLQPQKLATTEMMASHMYTSYNKHVSLHKAFTEVFLDDSHTPTNCHVSLTVNAPVLGLAVRFPIPDLRSDQERGPWFKKSLQKEVLYLEFEDLEVKTEFMGGSSPDQTKMELTFRDLIGKFQEEPDQPAARFLRVSHTMDGDMATSESVKFDWPRVVLKMNPTAVHSILERVTAEDDEGAEDHSLEEEEEEGAAHSLKDVCDFGKPEPSPFSSRRVMYENEEMVIPGDVAEMTEFQEKTMNNSRFILELCFPNVQLALPSKAFYEKLHNRINNDLLLWEPTAPSPVETVESMPYGVGLSVASQLINTYSKDSFSQFRSTAPEEDTSGSEEENMHYYSPASDLGLRSRKKKKPKAQSKTSQSLFSVILSVNHGLVALQTNAKKEDKTILKNKHGEFWLEVKNTVLFSVTQYEGHKDQHYICFHTSSICMYHQGLMDGGTSVSDIKLPCRTHPHWLEPTIYQSETSPERSSTPSEGIGLEARSMVSVAVKISSQNAERNVKEFLVAVGVRGATLQHRVVPPSLGWYDQIVDFLNVSDEPVLGYAPPTSVTTLHLHLWSCSLDYRPLYLPLRSLLIVETFSISSSVSLDHSSSTLRIILDEAALFLSDKSNAVSVNLARDYVQVVDMGTLELRITAVKPGVDGKLSEPRFELRCSSDVIHIRTCSDSCAALMNLIQYVASYGDLLPPGEPEAKHSSTAQRTKAEFPSRPTSQTSLLAETEQQMLQDLMSEAMEETDGQHTPGPQQNGAHEEQNHDHDPPRSDLFLFPDESGNFNQDSSPTYPMLHSPLITPVPNLTQETDDFCILETPGSRGEDRDQEPVVKQLTSDPVQIKDDHFSQPLDGSDSSRGAMNFPIPEVRYLIKEISVIWHLYGGKDFGSATFIASPARSRGSTPHTSPSQTPVRQAKASGRAGGGKGRNPDVLMEIQLSKVRFQHEVYPQAQVASGSAVDQPVSRQVFVVQDLEIRDRLATSQMNKFLYLYSSKEMPRKAHSNMLTVKALHMCPESGQAPQECCLRVSLMPLRLNIDQDALFFLKDFFTSLTTEVEFFSPPAQEVCVSTKKAAAPEISCSFSKHAGSSQDPAPIISVPAQRRLSHNGFSSSGREEIIDEASAPSFTDQPIFFREFRFTSEVPIRLDYHGKHVSMEQGTFAGIIIGLTQLNCSELKLRRLCYRQGLLGVDKLFSYAINEWLNDIKKNQLPGLLGGVGPIHSLVQLVQGFRDLVWLPIEQYRKDGRIVRGFQRGTASFGTSTAMAALELTNRMVRTIQAAAETAYDMVSPVPDERDTKRIKRFSHYGLAHQPVDLREGVAKAYTVVKEGITDTALTIYDTATREHEQRGMTGAVGGVLRQLPPAVVKPLIMATEATSNVLDGMRNQIHPDARQEESQKWRQGEE, from the exons CATCAAGAAGCGGGCCTGTAGATACCTCCTGCATCGTTACCTTGGTAATTTTCTGCAGGAGAAGCTGAGCTTGGATCAACTCAGCTTAGACCTCTATCAAGGCACTGGATCACTTGCCCAAGTGCCATTGGATAAATGG TCTCTCAATGAGCTCCTAGAGACGGCAGATGCCCCTTTTGAAGTAATCGCAGGGTTCATCCAGACAATTTCTCTAACCGTCCCATGGGCAGCCCTACTGCAGGAGAACTGTGCCCTAGAGGTCAAGGGTTTGGAGATGGTGCTCAGACCAAGACCAAGAGTGG CATCTGGCATTGAGCCCATGTACTGGTCCAGTTTCATGACGAGCAGCATGCAGCTTGCCAAAGAATGTCTCAGCCAGAAACTCACCGACGATATGGGAGAGAGCTTTCAGCCTTTTGAGGGATTAGAGAAGTTTGCAGAAACGATAGAGACAG TTCTGAGAAGAgtcaaagtgacatttttagacaCTGTTCTCAGAGTTGAACACATTCCGGAAAATTCTAAAACTGGAATTGCTCTAGAGATACGAATCAAcaa GATTGTTTACTGTGATGAAACAGGCGAGGAGAGTTCAAGTGTGAATGTGCATCAGCCAACCACATTTGCACATAAAAACCTGCAGATGGAAGGCATCACCATATTTTGGGATGAGTTTTCAGATGTGTCTCGAGCAGGATGTAAATCTTCACCCACTCCAACG gAAACTGAGCCAAAGCTCTCCCCTAGCTGGAATCCCAAAATAATATGTGAGCCCCATCCCCAGTTCACAGAACCTGTATCCTCTATAACACCCTTTGAACCTGTTCAGGTTGGGAGCCTCGGTGGTAGAATTGAGTTGTCCCTCACTCTGAAAAATAACCTAGCTATGCCTGGAGCAAAG CTGGATGTTGTTGGACATATTGATACACTGATTTTCCTGCTGTCCCCACGGCAAGTTCATCTTCTTCTGGACTTGTTTGGAGCTTTCTCTGGTGGAG GTGCACGTGAATGGGCTAAGGATAGAAAGAGTCGACCCATACAGCAGGAAGATGAGTATCGGCTCCATATGGAACTGAACCGCTGTCTGAAGAAGGATACTGCTGTGCCAGGAGCAGACCCTGACCTCTTTGAGAGCCAGACCACCAGAACTGTGTCAAGTCGAG ATGATGTGTTCTTCTCCATGGCTGATATGGACATGTCTCACAGTTTGTCATCTCTGCCTCCACTTGGTGAACCACCTACTGTTGACTTGGATTTGTCACTTAATAGCAACTACTCCGCCTCCCCAGGAGAATCTCCCTCTGGAAACGCAACA GCTCTGTGGGATGATTACATGGATGTACCGCGACAAAGAGAGAAGCAGGCTAATGAAACACCCGTCCAGTCACGGGATTCACAACTCCCTCAAAAATTACTGAGACAGACTT CCCATCCAACCAAAACCCATGGTGATGAGTCAAGGCCAGAGCTGGTGTTAAGGCTGACACTGAGCAGCCTGgctgtctctgtcctccacaTCGACCCGCTGCCACCACCAGATGCTGCTCCCAGTCCCCTTGGCCCCATGGCTGCACATTTCTTCAGCATGGTGGGCCCAGGCCAGCTCGCACCAGCTGCTTTCCTTCAGTCTCGGACAGTGTTTAATCAGGCTTGTCCCCATGACCACCTCAG GTTTGTGGGCCAGGGTCTGAAGATAAACTATGAGCACTGTCAGGGATCCAGCTTGAGGACATTTAGCACCGACATCTCCCTCAACCAGATGGAATTTTTGGAGTGTCTCTTCCCCTCCGAGGCTGTCATTGGTGGCTCCCAAAGAGGCATTCAGTATACTGAG CTCCTGACATTTGACACCACAGCCAGTGCTGATGCGACGCTTACCACCTGCCTTCACCTGCTTTACAAACAGGCTGAGCGCAGGGGCCCTCAG GGCGGCCAGGTTCGCCTCAGCACCATTCCCAGGAAGGCTGAGATCCAGGTGGAGCTTGGCCCTGTGCGCTCTGAGCTGGACATCAGCATCGTAGACCGCCTCAACTCACTGCTACAACCTCAGAAGTTGGCCACCACAGAGATGATGGCCTCCCATATGTATACATCCTATAATAAACATGTCAGCTTG CACAAGGCCTTTACAGAGGTTTTCCTTGATGACAGCCACACTCCAACGAACTGTCACGTATCACTGACTGTCAATGCCCCAGTCCTGGGCCTTGCAGTCCGCTTCCCCATCCCTGACCTGCGCTCAGATCAGGAGAGGGGCCCTTGGTTCAAGAAGTCCCTGCAAAAGGAAGTACTCTACCTGGAGTTTGAAGACCTGGAAGTGAAAACAGAGTTCATGGGTGGCAGCTCTCCTGACCAAACCAAGATGGAACTCACTTTTAGGGACCTTATTG GGAAGTTCCAGGAGGAGCCAGATCAACCAGCTGCCCGGTTCCTCAGAGTGTCCCACACCATGGATGGAGACATGGCAACGTCTGAAAGTGTAAAGTTTGACTGGCCGAG GGTTGTGCTGAAGATGAACCCCACAGCAGTCCACTCGATCCTTGAGCGCGTGACAGCTGAAGATGATGAGGGGGCTGAAGATCATTCTcttgaggaggaagaggaggaaggggctGCTCATTCACTGAAGGATGTGTGTGACTTTGGGAAACCAGAGCCATCACCCTTTTCTTCGCGTAGGGTTATGTATGAGAACGAGGAG ATGGTCATTCCTGGTGATGTTGCTGAGATGACAGAGTTCCAGGAAAAAACCATGAACAACTCTCGCTTCATCCTTGAGTTGTGTTTCCCTAATGTGCAATTAGCGCTACCCAGCAAAGCATTTTATGAAAAACTACACAACAG GATAAACAACGACCTGCTACTATGGGAGCCCACAGCTCCATCTCCAGTTGAGACCGTTGAGAGCATGCCATACGGAGTTGGCCTCTCTGTCGCCAGTCAGTTGATCAACACTTACTCCAAGGACAGCTTCAGCCAGTTCCGCTCTACTGCACCTGAGG AGGACACCAGCGGCTCAGAGGAAGAGAACATGCACTATTACTCTCCTGCCTCTGACCTGGGCCTCAGGTCtcgcaaaaagaaaaagcccaAAGCCCAGAGCAAGACCTCCCAGAgtctgttctctgtcatcctcaGTGTCAATCACGGCTTGGTGGCTCTTCAGACTAATGCTAAG aaggAGGATAAAACTATACTGAAAAACAAGCATGGCGAGTTCTGGCTGGAGGTGAAAAACACTGTGCTGTTTAGTGTAACGCAGTATGAAGGCCACAAAGACCAACACTACATCTGCTTCCACACCAGTAGCATTTGCATGTATCACCAAG GACTTATGGATGGAGGCACCTCTGTCTCAGACATTAAGTTGCCTTGCAGAACACATCCCCATTGGCTAGAGCCAACTATCTACCAATCAGAGACATCTCCTGAGAGATCCTCAACTCCCTCAGAGGGTATTGGTCTGGAGGCCCGCAGCATGGTGTCTGTCGCTGTCAAAATCTCATCACAGAACGCCGAACGCAACGTCAAG GAATTTCTGGTTGCTGTCGGAGTGAGAGGAGCCACGCTTCAGCACAGAGTTGTCCCTCCCAGCCTGGGTTGGTATGACCAG ATTGTTGACTTTCTGAATGTTTCTGATGAGCCTGTGTTGGGTTACGCCCCTCCTACATCTGTCACCACCCTACATTTACACCTATGGAGCTGCTCTCTAGACTACAG ACCCCTTTACCTGCCACTCAGATCCCTCCTGATTGTAGAGACTTTCAGCATCTCCAGCAGTGTCTCTTTAGATCACTCTTCTTCAACACTCAG GATCATTTTGGACGAAGCTGCTCTGTTCCTCTCAGACAAGAGTAATGCAGTCTCAGTTAATCTAGCACGTG ACTATGTCCAAGTGGTAGACATGGGGACACTGGAGCTGAGGATTACAGCTGTCAAACCTGGAGTGGATGGAAAGTTG TCAGAGCCCAGATTTGAGCTGCGCTGTTCCAGTGATGTCATTCACATCAGAACGTGTTCGGACTCCTGCGCCGCCCTTATGAACCTTATCCAGTATGTAGCCAGCTATGGTGACTTACTGCCCCCTGGAGAACCAGAGGCCAAGCACAGCAGCACTGCACAAAGAACCAAG GCGGAGTTTCCTAGCCGGCCCACTTCTCAGACCTCCCTGCTCGCTGAGACTGAGCAGCAGATGTTGCAGGACCTGATGAGTGAAGCCATGGAGGAGACTGATGGGCAGCATACACCAGGGCCGCAGCAGAATG GTGCACATGAGGAGCAGAATCATGACCATGACCCACCTCGCTCGGACCTGTTCCTGTTCCCAGATGAGAGCGGCAATTTTAACCAAGATTCTAGCCCCACTTACCCCATGCTTCACTCTCCTCTCATCACTCCTGTCCCTAACCTGACCCAAGAGACGGACGACTTTTGTATCCTGGAAACACCTGGTTCCAGAGGAGAG GATCGTGACCAGGAGCCAGTGGTAAAGCAGCTTACTTCAGACCCAGTGCAAATCAAAGATGATCACTTCAGTCAACCTCTGGATGGGAGTGATTCCAGTCGTGGAGCCATGAACTTTCCCATCCCAGAGGTGCGCTACCTCATCAAGGAGATCTCTGTCATCTGGCACCTTTATGGTGGGAAAGACTTTGGGAGTGCGACTTTCATAGCCTCTCCTGCTAGAAGCCGGGG GTCTACACCTCATACCTCCCCCTCTCAAACTCCAGTCCGACAGGCGAAGGCTTCAGGACGGGCAGGAGGTGGAAAGGGAAGGAACCCTGATGTCCTGATGGAGATTCAACTCAGCAAG GTGAGGTTTCAGCATGAGGTGTACCCACAGGCCCAGGTGGCTTCTGGGTCAGCAGTGGACCAGCCAGTTTCCCGGCAGGTGTTTGTTGTGCAGGACTTGGAGATTCGAGACAGACTGGCTACTTCACAGATGAACAAGTTCCTCTACTTGTATTCTAGCAAAGAAATGCCACGCAAAGCACATTCTAACATG TTGACAGTTAAGGCTCTGCACATGTGTCCAGAGTCAGGCCAGGCTCCTCAGGAGTGCTGTCTGCGTGTTTCCCTGATGCCTCTTCGTCTCAATATTGATCAG gATGCATTATTCTTCTTGAAAGACTTCTTTACTAGTCTTACCACTGAAGTTGAGTTTTTCTCACCGCCTGCTCAAGAAG TCTGTGTTTCCACAAAGAAAGCAGCTGCCCCCGAGAtctcctgcagcttctccaaGCACGCTGGCAGCAGCCAGGACCCGGCTCCAATCATCTCGGTGCCTGCTCAGAGACGCTTGAGCCACAATGGTTTCTCCTCATCTGGCAGGGAAGAAATTATTGATGAAGCTTCTGCTCCCTCTTTCACAGACCAGCCAATCTTCTTTAg GGAGTTTCGATTTACCTCTGAGGTTCCCATTCGCTTGGATTACCATGGGAAACATGTCTCGATGGAGCAG GGAACATTTGCAGGGATCATTATTGGGTTGACACAGTTGAATTGTTCAGAGCTGAAACTCAGACGGTTGTGCTACAGACAAGG ATTATTAGGTGTGGATAAGCTGTTTTCCTATGCAATAAACGAGTGGCTAAATGACATAAAGAAGAACCAGCTGCCGGGTCTTCTGGGTGGTGTAGGACCTATTCACTCACTGGTACAGCTCG ttcagGGATTCAGGGACTTGGTCTGGCTCCCGATTGAGCAGTACAGGAAAGACGGTCGGATAGTCCGCGGGTTTCAGCGCGGCACTGCCTCCTTTGGAACCTCTACTGCTATGGCTGCTCTGGAGCTCACCAACAGGATGGTGCGGACTATACAG GCAGCAGCTGAGACAGCCTATGACATGGTGTCTCCAGTGCCTgatgagagagacacaaagaggatAAAACGGTTCTCCCATTACGGACTGGCTCACCAGCCTGTGGACCTGAGGGAAGGTGTAGCCAAAGCCTATACTGTGGTAAAAGAG GGGATCACAGACACTGCACTGACCATCTATGACACAGCCACCCGGGAGCACGAGCAACGTGGGATGACGGGGGCAGTGGGTGGAGTTCTCCGACAGTTGCCACCAGCAGTAGTCAAGCCACTCATTATGGCCACTGAGGCCACCTCCAATGTTTTAGATGGGATGAGGAACCAGATTCACCCTGATGCTCGCCAGGAGGAGTCGCAGAAATGGAGACAGGGCGAGGAGTAA